One part of the Nocardioides conyzicola genome encodes these proteins:
- the coaE gene encoding dephospho-CoA kinase — protein MRVGLTGGIASGKSTVSAILAELGAVIIDGDVLAREVVEKGTPGLDQVVEAFGPEILLPDGAMDRAKVGQIVFNDEAKRKLLESIVHPLIFERYAALEASAPADGVVVHDIPLLAESGRADTFDAVIVVETPAEVQVERMLRDRGWTRQDAESRIASQATPEQRRAIATYLIVNTGTREELRARVEAVYAELVAAA, from the coding sequence ATGCGAGTGGGACTGACCGGAGGCATCGCCTCGGGCAAGAGCACGGTGTCCGCGATCCTGGCCGAGCTCGGTGCGGTGATCATCGACGGCGACGTGCTCGCCCGCGAGGTGGTCGAGAAGGGCACCCCCGGGCTGGACCAGGTGGTCGAGGCGTTCGGGCCGGAGATCCTGCTGCCGGACGGCGCGATGGACCGCGCGAAGGTCGGCCAGATCGTCTTCAACGACGAGGCCAAGCGCAAGCTGCTCGAGAGCATCGTGCACCCGCTGATCTTCGAGAGGTACGCCGCGCTGGAGGCCTCCGCCCCAGCCGACGGGGTCGTCGTCCACGACATCCCGCTGCTCGCCGAGTCGGGCCGCGCCGACACGTTCGACGCCGTGATCGTCGTCGAGACGCCGGCGGAGGTGCAGGTCGAGCGCATGCTGCGCGACCGGGGCTGGACCCGGCAGGACGCCGAGTCCCGGATCGCGTCGCAGGCGACCCCCGAGCAGCGGCGCGCGATCGCGACGTACCTGATCGTCAACACCGGCACCCGCGAGGAGCTGCGCGCCCGCGTCGAGGCGGTGTACGCCGAGCTGGTCGCGGCGGCCTGA
- a CDS encoding CocE/NonD family hydrolase, protein MRSLRRTSLAAIALLALVAGALAATNTATADAPPFAVRGSINQLYVLGATPSQGLELVKGGAVVGTGTVDTAGSFAWRELDPGAYTVRSTNGSNEEHTATVTDYDDPAPAQSFYDAQTLEAGRDYITTRDGTTLSANVVLPSSGSAPYPTVVEYSGYDPSNPANTRMAQIYTALGYAYVGVNIRGTGCSGGSFRNFEPVQSLDGYDVIETVAAQSWAKFHKVGMVGISYPGIEQLYVAQTQPPHLSAISPLSVIDDTYQGTLYPGGILNTGFAVPWATERDESAKPYGQGWEQGQVDGGDTTCADNQALRLQNPSSLDLIQDNPFYTKKIGDPISPALFVHKINVPVFLAGAWQDEQTGGHFPAMLDDFTSSPHLYATMTNGSHTESLSLGVLDRYADFLDLYVGRRTPTGVKAFVGPLVADGITGVKGLQMPKGLDYSGLSYAQALKKFQRQDPIRILFEEGAADGQDPGSPLPRFEKSFKSWPIARAKATAWFLSPGGKLTAKPSKLAPSKARQRSYRADPSALPTTTFDGPGSIWAAQPSYHWKQIPKGKGLGWITPPLKKTVVSIGTGSADLWVRTPNASDTDLEVTISEVRPSGKEVYVQSGWLRASHRKLDRAKSTPISPVHTNREADASPLSRTKFTRVRLELFPFAQPFRKGSRIRITLDAPGGARPTWAFDTIAHGERVQVATDRVHRSRIVLPLVAGVAVPRKAPPACGSLRSQPCRTYLD, encoded by the coding sequence ATGCGCTCTCTGAGACGGACGTCACTCGCCGCGATCGCCCTGCTGGCACTGGTCGCTGGAGCCCTGGCAGCGACGAACACCGCGACGGCGGACGCGCCGCCGTTCGCGGTGCGGGGGAGTATCAACCAGCTCTACGTGCTGGGTGCGACGCCGAGCCAGGGGCTCGAGCTGGTCAAGGGCGGCGCGGTCGTCGGGACCGGGACCGTCGACACGGCCGGCAGCTTCGCGTGGCGTGAGCTGGACCCGGGCGCCTACACGGTCCGGTCGACGAACGGCTCCAACGAGGAGCACACCGCGACGGTGACGGACTACGACGACCCCGCGCCGGCCCAGTCGTTCTACGACGCCCAGACCCTCGAGGCCGGGCGCGACTACATCACCACCCGCGACGGCACGACGCTCTCGGCCAACGTGGTGCTTCCGTCGTCGGGCAGCGCGCCGTACCCGACCGTGGTCGAGTACTCCGGCTACGACCCGAGCAACCCGGCCAACACCCGGATGGCGCAGATCTACACGGCCCTCGGTTACGCGTACGTCGGCGTGAACATCCGTGGCACCGGATGCTCGGGCGGCTCGTTCCGCAACTTCGAGCCGGTCCAGAGCCTCGACGGCTACGACGTGATCGAGACCGTCGCCGCCCAGTCGTGGGCGAAGTTCCACAAGGTCGGCATGGTCGGCATCTCCTACCCCGGGATCGAGCAGCTGTACGTCGCGCAGACGCAGCCGCCGCACCTGTCCGCGATCTCGCCGCTGTCCGTCATCGACGACACGTACCAGGGCACGCTCTACCCGGGCGGCATCCTCAACACCGGCTTCGCCGTGCCGTGGGCCACCGAGCGTGACGAGTCCGCCAAGCCCTACGGCCAGGGCTGGGAGCAGGGCCAGGTCGACGGCGGCGACACGACCTGCGCGGACAACCAGGCGCTCCGCCTGCAGAACCCCAGCTCCCTGGACCTGATCCAGGACAACCCCTTCTACACGAAGAAGATCGGCGACCCGATCTCGCCGGCGCTGTTCGTGCACAAGATCAACGTCCCTGTCTTCCTGGCCGGCGCGTGGCAGGACGAGCAGACCGGTGGCCACTTCCCGGCGATGCTCGACGACTTCACGTCGTCGCCGCACCTCTACGCGACGATGACCAACGGCTCGCACACGGAGTCGCTGAGCCTCGGAGTCCTCGACCGCTACGCCGACTTCCTCGACCTGTACGTCGGCCGCCGCACGCCCACGGGCGTCAAGGCGTTCGTCGGGCCTCTGGTCGCGGACGGGATCACCGGCGTCAAGGGTCTCCAGATGCCGAAGGGCCTCGACTACTCCGGCCTGAGCTACGCGCAGGCCCTCAAGAAGTTCCAGCGCCAGGACCCGATCCGGATCCTCTTCGAGGAGGGTGCCGCCGACGGGCAGGACCCCGGCTCGCCGTTGCCGCGCTTCGAGAAGTCCTTCAAGTCGTGGCCGATCGCACGGGCCAAGGCGACCGCCTGGTTCCTCTCGCCCGGAGGCAAGCTCACGGCGAAGCCATCGAAGCTCGCCCCGAGCAAGGCCCGCCAGCGCAGCTACCGCGCCGACCCGTCGGCGCTGCCGACGACGACGTTCGACGGCCCGGGCTCGATCTGGGCCGCGCAGCCGTCGTACCACTGGAAGCAGATCCCGAAGGGCAAGGGCCTCGGCTGGATCACGCCGCCGCTGAAGAAGACCGTCGTGTCGATCGGCACCGGCTCCGCGGACCTCTGGGTCCGCACGCCCAACGCCAGCGACACTGACCTCGAGGTGACCATCAGCGAGGTGCGACCCAGCGGCAAGGAGGTCTACGTGCAGTCGGGCTGGCTCCGGGCGAGCCACCGCAAGCTCGACCGGGCGAAGTCCACGCCGATCTCGCCGGTGCACACCAACCGCGAGGCCGACGCGAGCCCCCTGTCGCGGACGAAGTTCACCCGGGTCCGGCTCGAGCTCTTCCCGTTCGCGCAGCCCTTCCGCAAGGGCTCGCGGATCCGGATCACGCTCGACGCCCCGGGTGGTGCCCGGCCGACGTGGGCGTTCGACACGATCGCCCACGGTGAGCGGGTCCAGGTCGCGACCGACCGGGTCCACCGGTCCCGGATCGTGCTGCCGCTGGTGGCGGGTGTCGCCGTGCCCAGGAAGGCGCCGCCGGCGTGCGGCTCGCTGCGCAGCCAGCCGTGCCGGACGTACCTCGACTAG
- a CDS encoding NAD(P)-dependent oxidoreductase has translation MTILITGGTGLIGSRLLKRFAETGIDCRALVRAGKDVPEGVERVEGDILHPDTLAAAAIGVTAIIHLAALFRTADEAQIWKVNLDGTRNLIAAVKEHSPQARFLMASTSNVYGPELTHPGRETDETTATHAYPASKIEAERELRGSGLNWAVLRFPFVYGDGDGHLEAAPAQLATMGWHPARKLSVIHHEDIATALELALTGVMDGRTVNIADESPLTAYEMTQIVGGTYDSSGDPLTNPWLGHMDISLARSLGFQPNIATAYQAIREGKL, from the coding sequence ATGACGATCTTGATCACGGGAGGGACGGGTCTGATCGGGTCACGGCTCCTCAAGCGTTTCGCAGAAACGGGGATCGACTGCCGAGCGCTGGTACGCGCCGGCAAGGACGTACCTGAAGGAGTTGAACGGGTGGAAGGAGACATCCTGCACCCGGACACGCTTGCCGCTGCCGCCATCGGCGTGACGGCCATCATCCATCTGGCGGCACTCTTCCGCACCGCCGACGAAGCGCAGATCTGGAAGGTCAACCTCGACGGGACACGCAACCTAATCGCCGCCGTGAAGGAACACAGTCCGCAAGCACGCTTCCTGATGGCGAGCACCTCCAACGTCTATGGGCCCGAGCTCACGCATCCCGGCCGAGAGACCGACGAGACGACCGCGACGCACGCCTATCCAGCGAGCAAGATAGAGGCCGAACGAGAGCTTCGCGGCAGCGGGCTGAACTGGGCGGTCCTGCGCTTCCCGTTCGTGTACGGCGACGGGGACGGGCATTTGGAAGCCGCACCAGCCCAGCTCGCCACCATGGGCTGGCACCCGGCACGCAAGCTCAGCGTCATCCACCACGAAGACATCGCGACAGCGCTCGAGCTCGCGTTGACGGGCGTCATGGATGGCCGCACCGTCAACATTGCGGACGAGTCGCCACTCACCGCATACGAGATGACCCAGATCGTCGGCGGCACCTACGACTCCTCAGGCGACCCGTTGACCAACCCATGGCTGGGCCACATGGACATCTCCCTCGCGAGGAGCCTCGGCTTCCAACCCAACATCGCCACCGCCTACCAAGCCATCCGCGAAGGCAAGCTCTGA
- a CDS encoding MarR family transcriptional regulator, translated as MPNQFEGPDLDAAGAWAKKYFLASRALMESVLRPYDLGHTQWYVLHLLAINGPMNQRDLTRLLEVERATLSTIVGALVRKRLIDQTADATDQRQKVLHITAAGTELWKTIPDPIQLIASVAFDGVDEADVATTRRVLSEATQRLIDYKKEHSQT; from the coding sequence GTGCCTAACCAATTTGAGGGTCCCGACCTGGACGCGGCCGGAGCCTGGGCCAAGAAGTACTTCTTGGCGAGTCGAGCGCTGATGGAGTCCGTGCTCCGTCCGTACGACCTCGGCCACACGCAGTGGTACGTCCTGCACCTGCTTGCCATCAACGGGCCGATGAACCAGCGCGACCTGACACGTCTGCTCGAGGTCGAGCGAGCGACGCTCAGCACCATCGTCGGCGCCCTGGTTCGCAAGAGGCTGATCGACCAGACGGCTGATGCAACCGACCAGCGCCAGAAGGTCCTGCACATCACGGCTGCTGGTACCGAACTTTGGAAGACGATCCCAGATCCGATCCAGCTCATCGCATCTGTCGCTTTCGACGGGGTCGATGAAGCCGACGTCGCTACGACCAGGCGCGTGCTCAGCGAAGCCACCCAACGACTGATCGACTACAAGAAGGAGCACAGCCAGACATGA
- a CDS encoding signal peptidase I, with protein sequence MAIATVSGPPGAAACGGDAGGDRPVLLARARLVAQVLGRIYRSFLLTLLVAALLPTLWGWSSFVVRSGSMEPSISVGDVVVAKPFASGSKVPVGRVVIFPNPAKPDSGELLVHRVVENLGGGKYATAGDANPSNDPTPITDEGVDSRATLLVPFVGRPFVWLANGNMAPLVLWSGITVLAFALATQRFGRRRNGDGPGAGRPAPGRRHRGFARRHPAAAVPVLALLVAGGIGLAGSQSAMAGFTARTISPSNTWAASASLGHRVTLATPGAVVRGAVPLTATMSNTSVGDGYTVRMEYARAGTSTWTTACTKSASPYSCAWATDGLTNDRYDLRAVATSSSRTLTSPVVTGVLVDNLAPSVTMQNPGTPLRGRVTFAATAADAHSGVASVVLQYALAGSTTWRDLASDTSSPYSYEFDTTTLVNGTYSFRAIAADVAGNATISVAVTNRVVDNVVTSVVLNDPGPVISGTVTLTASAASTAGVASVRIQGAPAGTASWGDVCTDTTSPYTCVYNTTFVADGLYDLRAIVTDGAGRTTTSTVVANRRVDNTAPRASDVQTTNGAVAGKLDTADTMAFTYTEQMRPTSISPGWDGSSVAVSLRLRDGNSLGLGSTGDTVDILRGGSAVNLGSVNLREDYISTFGTAQFNATMTASTVTVNGVTMTRVTITVASQASGTTTRTVTNSSTMSWTPSGVATDLGGLGTNTTTALESGTFDRQF encoded by the coding sequence ATGGCGATCGCTACCGTGTCCGGACCTCCCGGCGCTGCCGCCTGCGGCGGCGACGCTGGAGGAGACCGGCCCGTCCTCCTCGCGAGGGCGCGGCTGGTCGCCCAGGTGCTGGGCCGGATCTACCGTTCGTTTCTGCTGACCCTGCTGGTCGCAGCCCTGCTGCCGACCCTGTGGGGCTGGTCCAGCTTCGTCGTACGCAGTGGCTCGATGGAGCCGTCGATCTCAGTCGGCGACGTGGTCGTGGCAAAACCCTTCGCTTCCGGATCGAAGGTCCCGGTCGGCCGGGTGGTGATCTTCCCGAACCCGGCGAAGCCCGACAGCGGCGAACTGCTCGTGCACCGGGTCGTCGAGAACCTCGGCGGCGGCAAGTACGCCACGGCCGGTGACGCCAACCCCAGCAATGACCCGACCCCGATCACCGACGAGGGCGTCGACTCGCGGGCCACGCTGCTAGTGCCGTTCGTCGGCCGCCCCTTCGTCTGGCTCGCGAATGGCAACATGGCGCCCCTCGTGCTGTGGAGCGGGATCACGGTCCTGGCGTTCGCGCTTGCCACGCAGCGCTTCGGACGGCGCCGCAACGGCGACGGACCGGGGGCCGGTCGCCCTGCCCCCGGACGTCGGCACCGCGGTTTCGCGCGCCGGCATCCCGCGGCCGCGGTGCCAGTCCTAGCCCTGCTGGTTGCTGGCGGGATCGGTCTCGCCGGCAGTCAGAGCGCCATGGCCGGGTTCACGGCCCGCACGATCTCACCCTCCAATACGTGGGCGGCGTCGGCATCGCTCGGCCACCGCGTCACGCTCGCAACCCCCGGCGCTGTCGTTCGCGGAGCGGTGCCGCTCACAGCCACCATGTCGAACACGAGCGTCGGCGACGGCTACACGGTGCGCATGGAGTATGCCCGAGCAGGGACGTCGACGTGGACCACCGCCTGCACCAAGTCCGCGTCTCCCTACTCCTGCGCCTGGGCGACCGACGGCCTCACCAACGACCGCTACGACCTGCGCGCCGTCGCGACCTCCAGCTCCAGGACGCTGACCTCGCCGGTCGTCACGGGCGTCCTCGTCGACAACCTCGCCCCCAGCGTCACCATGCAGAACCCAGGCACCCCGCTGCGCGGCCGCGTGACGTTCGCCGCGACCGCCGCCGACGCTCACTCCGGCGTGGCGAGTGTCGTGTTGCAGTACGCGCTCGCGGGCTCGACCACCTGGCGGGACCTCGCCTCGGACACGAGTTCGCCGTACTCCTACGAGTTCGACACCACGACACTGGTGAACGGGACCTACTCGTTCCGCGCCATCGCCGCAGACGTTGCCGGCAACGCGACCATCTCAGTAGCGGTCACCAACCGCGTCGTCGACAACGTGGTGACGTCGGTCGTGCTCAACGACCCGGGACCGGTCATCTCCGGGACCGTCACCCTGACCGCCTCCGCGGCCTCGACCGCAGGCGTCGCCTCGGTTCGGATCCAGGGCGCGCCGGCCGGCACCGCGAGCTGGGGTGACGTGTGCACCGACACCACCTCGCCGTACACCTGCGTGTACAACACCACGTTCGTTGCCGACGGCCTCTACGACCTGCGAGCCATCGTCACCGACGGCGCGGGCCGCACCACGACCTCGACCGTCGTCGCCAACCGCAGGGTCGACAACACCGCCCCGCGTGCCTCGGACGTACAGACGACCAACGGCGCCGTGGCCGGCAAGCTCGACACCGCAGACACGATGGCCTTCACCTACACCGAGCAGATGCGGCCTACGTCGATCAGTCCAGGCTGGGACGGGTCGTCGGTGGCAGTCAGCCTCAGGCTGCGCGACGGCAACAGTCTCGGCCTCGGCAGCACCGGGGACACCGTGGACATCCTGCGCGGCGGGTCGGCGGTCAACCTCGGATCGGTCAACCTCCGCGAGGACTACATCTCCACGTTCGGCACCGCCCAGTTCAACGCCACCATGACGGCCTCCACCGTCACCGTCAACGGCGTGACCATGACGCGGGTGACGATCACGGTGGCGTCGCAGGCAAGCGGCACCACGACGCGGACCGTCACGAACTCCTCCACGATGAGCTGGACGCCGTCCGGCGTGGCCACCGACCTGGGCGGGCTCGGCACCAACACCACTACCGCCCTCGAGTCCGGGACGTTTGACCGCCAGTTCTGA
- a CDS encoding DUF1801 domain-containing protein, producing MTAAEVDAYLAGVEEPKRRTLEALRRSILAVVPDAEEGISYGMPAFRVGGKVVAGFAAFKHHLAYLPHSGEVLSHLGDRLDGYERTSGSLHFPIDEPLPDDLVRSLVQAKLEILGI from the coding sequence ATGACCGCGGCCGAGGTGGATGCCTACCTGGCAGGAGTGGAGGAGCCGAAGCGAAGGACCCTCGAGGCTCTCCGCCGATCAATCCTGGCCGTGGTGCCTGACGCCGAGGAAGGCATCTCCTACGGCATGCCGGCGTTCCGGGTCGGGGGCAAGGTGGTCGCTGGCTTCGCGGCCTTCAAGCACCATCTCGCCTACCTGCCGCACAGCGGTGAGGTGCTGAGTCATCTTGGCGACCGACTGGACGGGTACGAGCGCACCAGCGGTTCGCTCCACTTCCCGATCGACGAACCCCTTCCGGATGACCTGGTTCGAAGCCTGGTGCAGGCGAAGCTGGAGATCCTCGGGATCTGA